One Selenomonadales bacterium genomic window, TAAGCTCGTTACCGCATAGTGGTCGAAGTAGTCGGCCGGACTTTGAAAGAGGTCGCTAAACCCCATCGGCAGAATTAAGGCTTCCGGAGAGCCGTCTAAGAAGAGCGCGATGCGGCCTTCCAGCAGATTTCCGGCCACACGATCCGGCCTTTCGGACTGGATGGCTTGGGGGAAGGGTGACCATGGAGTAACCCCGAGCAGAGAGGTCAGGTAGTTTGTCTGGAGCAAACCGGCGACATCGACTGACGAGAGCTTTTGGCGCAACTGCCCTACGGTATCCGCTGTGGCCAAGCCGTCTATATAGAGCATTAAGAGGCGTCGTGGATTGCGTTTGCCAAGCGTAAACGTCTCTATACGGAGCAGAGGCGTGCGTATCAGCTGGCGCACGAGCGCGAGGTTAAGTTCGCAGTCTTCGACAAAGGCGATTTTCGGGCCAAAGACCGTGGTCTCTATTTCGGGATGAGTGACGCTGCGGCCGCGGTAAGCGCGGGCGTCGACAGCCAAGGCTGACTTAAGCCCATCCGCCAAGACAATCGCTTCGCCAAGCAACAAGCGGTTTAGTGCGTCGTCCTGTGTGTCAGTTTCGGTAATCGTCCCACATGTCAAGAGATTGCGGAGGGTGTTTGTGCCGCTACTCTTTGGAGTTGGGTCGACCAGCGCGGTAAGGCCGGAGAGCGGCAGGATAACTTCCGCCGCGATGCGCGCTTCGTCGGCCAGGCTACGCAGGTATAGAGCCGCCATTTTCCTCCCGGCGACGCCGAGGCGAAACTCGCGTACCGTAAAGTCGGGCGCCTGCCTGAACAGTTCCTGAAAGTAAGTAAGGTCTTCTGCGTATCCTTGCAGGGGAACGGCGGCTGTCGCTGTATCTTGGGATGTCCCCTTGGTCAACCACGCGCTAATCTTCTCCCACAGGCTCACCACTCTTCCACCTCCTACGCCTATTCTCTCCATGGATAAACGTTCCATGCACAGAAGGGAGGAAGTCCATGCTAAATCCACTGCCACCTGCTCTACTGCGGGCGCGCGCTTACCCACGCGAGGCCGACTTGCGCGGCGACTACTTTCGCGACGTCACGGCCATCATCCACTCCACGCCTTTTCGCCGTCTCAAGCACAAGACGCAAGCTTTTTATGCGCCACAAAACGACCACGTCTGCACACGCATTGAGCATGTGCTGCACGTGGCCACGATTGCCGTAACTATTTGTAAGGCGCTTGGGCTCGACGCCGACTTGGCGCAGGCGATTGCCTTAGCACACGATTTGGGGCACGCGCCTTTCGGACACGAAGGCGAACGCGTGCTGCACAACAGGACGACGGAGATTGGCGGCTTTATCCACGAGTTGCACGGTCTGCGCGTGGTAGATGTGTTAGCGCACGACGGGGCAGGGCTTAACCTGACGTATGGAGTGCGCGACGGTGTAATTAG contains:
- a CDS encoding spore germination protein, with protein sequence MVSLWEKISAWLTKGTSQDTATAAVPLQGYAEDLTYFQELFRQAPDFTVREFRLGVAGRKMAALYLRSLADEARIAAEVILPLSGLTALVDPTPKSSGTNTLRNLLTCGTITETDTQDDALNRLLLGEAIVLADGLKSALAVDARAYRGRSVTHPEIETTVFGPKIAFVEDCELNLALVRQLIRTPLLRIETFTLGKRNPRRLLMLYIDGLATADTVGQLRQKLSSVDVAGLLQTNYLTSLLGVTPWSPFPQAIQSERPDRVAGNLLEGRIALFLDGSPEALILPMGFSDLFQSPADYFDHYAVTSLMRAFRLLAFLIATTLPALYVAIITYNYELLPTDLLFAVAAARAGIPFPPAVESVLMLVLVDILQEGTLRIPSKIGQTVGVVGAFVLGQAVILARLVSPLLVIVVAITVVSSFATPDYRVVGLTRVLRYVLLAAAAVLSGIGITAVWTAIFIHMASLEILGVPYLRPFAPLRLSSFSDFVFHKPYRGFTSEQNRRIQGSDQ